A region of the Roseiflexus sp. RS-1 genome:
GTTGTGACAGACCGCGCAGTTCACGTTCGAACGGCTCCAGGATGGCCCCTTCCTGTTCCAGCAATGGGCGCACTGCAGGATCGTCGATCAGCGCATCGGTCAGCACGATGTCGCCGCCGACGCTCTCATTTTGAACCCGCGCCGCAATGTTGACCGTTGAGCCAAAGTAATCGAGCAGGTTGTTGGCATTGACGGCGATACATGGACCGGTGTGCATCCCCAGCTTGATCCGTAGCGCCGGGTTGCCGCGCGCTATTTTTCGCCGAGCGTGAATTCGCGCTGGATTTCCAGCGCCGCAGCTACGGCGCTTCTGGTTGACGCGAACACCGCCATCACGGCGTCGCCGATGGTTTTGACAAGCGCGCCGTTGTGTGCGCCGATGATCGCGCTCATAACGGCAAAGTGGTCGCGCACCCGTGCATAGGCT
Encoded here:
- a CDS encoding adenylate/guanylate cyclase domain-containing protein translates to MYEQIGDTPAYARVRDHFAVMSAIIGAHNGALVKTIGDAVMAVFASTRSAVAAALEIQREFTLGEK
- a CDS encoding adenylate/guanylate cyclase domain-containing protein gives rise to the protein MHARRKIARGNPALRIKLGMHTGPCIAVNANNLLDYFGSTVNIAARVQNESVGGDIVLTDALIDDPAVRPLLEQEGAILEPFERELRGLSQRFRLTRVWVTPPATLAKESLTELPDMATIPGTAGRGAAW